GTAGCTGCCGTGGTTGGCGTCGTGCTGGACGCTGAAGCCGATGCCGGCGATGGCCAGGCCGAGCGAGACGCAGCCCGCCATGGTGCCCCACACGCCCGACGAGCCGAAGACGACCCAGGCGTAGGAGGCTGCGAACCAGGCGAGGATGATGGCCGTCTTGGCGTACATGCCGGGGAGGTCCCGAGGGGAGCGCCCGCTTGCTCCCAGGTACTGCTCCACCCGGGCCTTGAGGTCCTGATGAAAGGGCCCGGACTCCAGGAACTTCGCCTTCGTCGCTTGCGACAACGTTCACCCGCTCTCACGCCACCGACGCCACCACCGCTGGAGCTGGAGGACGCGCTGGGGAAATCCCATCGCGACGCTCCTCTGCCTGGTGCCGAGGTCCTTCGTAACACATCGAGCGGCGCGGCTGTTCCGACCCGTGCTCAGGTGTCGCCGCTCCATGTTCCGGTGAGTCGGATGTGGCCCTTGCCGCTCTCGCTGCAGGTGGTGTCGAACGTGAGCCGCCACGTGGGGATTTCCGCGTTCCAGGTGACGGTGCCCGTCCACTGAGAGCAGCCGCCGGTGCGCTTCGTGGTGTTGAGCAACAACGTCACTCGCGCATCTGGCAGGTTGAAGACCTGACCCGGCGTGGCCTGGGACCTGTCCACGCTGACGTAGAGGTAGTCGAGCGCTTCAGGCGAGCACGCGAGCTCGGCGCCGCGGAAGAGGACCGTGGTGAAGTTCGTGTCCTCCGCGCAGCCCGAGGGCGGTGTGCAGAAGAGCTCTCCCGGGACATTGCCGGCGTAGTAGGTCCCGGTGCTGGCGGGGTTCGTGAAGCTCCACTGGCACACCGGCTTCGTGGGGCGGCAGCACGCGACGTCTCCGGGAACACAGGCGGTGGTGAAGCAGCCGGTGGGATTCGTCGCCGAGCCTCCCGCGCAGCGCGCCTCGCGCACGGCATCCGCGCCCGACTTCGTGCAGGCCCAGAGCGAGTTGTCCTCGCAGAAGAACGCGCCCGGCGTGCAGATGGGCGGACCCAGTGAGCCCGCGGGGCCCGGGTCTCCCTTGGGGCCCGCGGGCCCGGCGGGACCCTGGGGGCCTTGTGGACCCTGGGGGCCTCCCGCGGGTCCGGGTTGTCCCTGCGGCCCTGGCGGACCCTGCGGCCCTGGCGGACCGGCGGGGCCCTCCGAGCTACAGGCGACGAAGACACAGCACGACAGCAGGACGAGGACGGAACGGACTGTGCGCGACATGCGGCCCCCCTGGGCACAAAGGGGGACCGTACCCGCCAGTCTCCGGGAACTTCAATGGCTGCCACCGCGCCTGGTTCAGCGGGTGAGCATCACCAGGTTTCCATCCGGGTCCATGACATAGGCGATGCGCTCGCCCCAGACCTGGTCGGCGGGCTCGGTGACGATGGTTGCTCCGGCGGCGCGCAGCCGCTCGACGGTGGCATCCACATCGTCGACGTAGACGCACAATTCGATGCGGTGGCCCTGGGCCGGGCGCAGGCGCTGCCCATGGAGCGGTGGCGTGTCGGTGATGGCGCCGAGCCCCAGCTCCGACTCGCCCAGTCGCAGTGTGACGAAGACGGGCGGCCCCTCGGTAGGAAAGCGGAACGCCTCGGTGCCGCCGAGCAGGTCCCTGTAGAAGGAGAGCGCCTGGTCGAGGCTCTCGGTGGAGAGCATCGGGAACATGCGTCGGACCATTCGATTCACTCCTGTTCAGTCCAGCAGCCAGCGCATCGCCTCGGGGAGCCGGCGCTGCCAGTCTCGCTCATGGTGCTGGCCCCCGGGTTCCAGCACGAGGCGCACCTCGTGGTCGGCGTAGCCCAGGTGCTGGAGGTGACGGTGGAAGTCGCGCGTGGCCTCGCCGTAGCGCATGACGTAGCCCACGGGGTCCACTGTCTCGTCGTCGCCCGCGTCCAGGTAGATGCGCGACCACTTCCGGGTGTGGGAGTTCCACTCGGAGAAGAGCTGGTTCCAGCCCCACATCACCGAGGGAGACAGCGCGCCGACGCGGCCGAAGTGGTCCGGGTACCTCCAGCCGAGGTACAGCGACATGAGGCCGCCGAGTGACGCGCCCATGACGCCCGTCCACTCGGGCTCCGGGCGCGTGCGGTAGACGCGGTCGACGTAGGGCTTGAGCGTGTCGACGAGGAAGCGGACGAAGGGCCCGGCGCGGGCGGGGACGTTGCTGCGCGGCTCGGGCCACGGGGAGTACTCGGCGAGCCTGTCGTTCGTGGAGTCCACCGCGACGATGAGCCACGGGCCGATGCGGCCCTCGGAGACGAGACGCTCCATCGTGTGGTTCGCGCACCAGGTGTCGAAGAGGGCGGACTCGGGGTGGGCGAAGACGTTCTGCCCGTCGTGCATGTAGAGGACGGGGAAGCGCTCACCCGGCGCGGAGTCGTAGGCGTCCGGCGTGTAGATGCGGACGGTGCGGGTGCGCCCCTCCTGGGGCGAGGCGAAGTCTCGGATGATGTGGACGTGTCCCATGGGCTCCGGCGGGGTGGCGGCGGGGCGGAAGATAGAATGCCGCCTCCGAACCCCGCCAGCCTGGATGCCATCCCGCGCCACGGAACATCAGCCAGATGGCTCATGCCCCGACGTCACGTCTTGAGCAGGTCGTTCTCCATGGCGAACAGCGCCGCCGCGGCTCGCGTGGACACGCCGAGCTTGTCGTAGATGTGCAGCGTGTGGTGCTGCACGGTGCGAGCGGAGATGGACAGCTTCTGCGCCACCTCCTTGTTCGAGCACCCCTGCGCCACCAGTCGCAGCACCTCCACCTCCCGGTCACTCAGCCCGGCGGGCCAGGCGCCCCGCTTCCGGCGAGCCCGGTGTCCCGCCGCTTCGAGCACCGCGCGCGCGGCCTCTCCGTCCAGCCGCCGCGCGGAGACTTCCGCCTCCAGGTTCCGCGCCGCCTCGTCGGCAGTGCGTGCCGGGCGGTGGGGGCGCGCCTCCGTCATCGCGTGGTAGCTGTCCGCCGCCGCGAGGATGCGCGCGGGCAACCCCAGCATCGCGGCCGGCACGTTGCGGTGATAGCCCGAGCCATCCAGCCGTTCATGGTGCGCGCCCGCGAGGGCTCCCAGCGGTGCCAGCAGGGGAGAGCGCGCCAGCACCCGCTCCGTGTAGTGCGGGTGCAGCCGGAC
Above is a genomic segment from Pyxidicoccus trucidator containing:
- a CDS encoding VOC family protein yields the protein MVRRMFPMLSTESLDQALSFYRDLLGGTEAFRFPTEGPPVFVTLRLGESELGLGAITDTPPLHGQRLRPAQGHRIELCVYVDDVDATVERLRAAGATIVTEPADQVWGERIAYVMDPDGNLVMLTR
- a CDS encoding alpha/beta hydrolase, yielding MGHVHIIRDFASPQEGRTRTVRIYTPDAYDSAPGERFPVLYMHDGQNVFAHPESALFDTWCANHTMERLVSEGRIGPWLIVAVDSTNDRLAEYSPWPEPRSNVPARAGPFVRFLVDTLKPYVDRVYRTRPEPEWTGVMGASLGGLMSLYLGWRYPDHFGRVGALSPSVMWGWNQLFSEWNSHTRKWSRIYLDAGDDETVDPVGYVMRYGEATRDFHRHLQHLGYADHEVRLVLEPGGQHHERDWQRRLPEAMRWLLD
- a CDS encoding collagen-like protein; the encoded protein is MSRTVRSVLVLLSCCVFVACSSEGPAGPPGPQGPPGPQGQPGPAGGPQGPQGPQGPAGPAGPKGDPGPAGSLGPPICTPGAFFCEDNSLWACTKSGADAVREARCAGGSATNPTGCFTTACVPGDVACCRPTKPVCQWSFTNPASTGTYYAGNVPGELFCTPPSGCAEDTNFTTVLFRGAELACSPEALDYLYVSVDRSQATPGQVFNLPDARVTLLLNTTKRTGGCSQWTGTVTWNAEIPTWRLTFDTTCSESGKGHIRLTGTWSGDT